A stretch of Roseibium porphyridii DNA encodes these proteins:
- a CDS encoding Gfo/Idh/MocA family protein: MSKPLKFAALGIDHRHIFGMSENMKQAGAEFASWWTLGKPETHEGFAKRFPDVPMVENLEDILNDPAIDLVLIASVPAQRAELAIAAMEAGKDVMVDKPGCTTLEQLDAIKNCVERTGRIWSVNFSERFEVASVTRAAELVQEGAIGKVVQTLGMGPHRLNEATRPEWFFERDSYGGILTDIASHQIDQFLFFTGSTDAEITAASVANYANPHRPGLQDFGEIVLRSSQGHGYIRVDWYTPDALPTWGDGRLTILGTQGYIELRKYVDVAGAPGIDHLFLVNGTRCEKIDCSQAGLPYFQRLSDDIRNRSETAMPQAHAFKVMELGLKAQRIAEDRGQS, from the coding sequence ATGTCAAAACCCCTCAAGTTTGCTGCGTTGGGAATTGATCACCGACACATCTTTGGAATGTCGGAGAACATGAAACAGGCTGGGGCTGAATTTGCATCCTGGTGGACACTGGGAAAACCTGAAACCCACGAAGGCTTTGCAAAACGGTTTCCGGATGTTCCGATGGTCGAGAACCTGGAAGACATTCTCAACGATCCTGCCATCGATCTCGTGCTGATTGCGTCTGTGCCCGCGCAACGCGCGGAGTTGGCGATTGCCGCGATGGAGGCCGGGAAGGATGTCATGGTCGACAAGCCCGGCTGCACGACGCTGGAACAGCTGGATGCGATCAAAAACTGTGTTGAACGGACTGGCCGTATTTGGTCCGTGAACTTTTCTGAACGCTTCGAAGTCGCAAGCGTTACGCGAGCTGCGGAATTGGTTCAGGAAGGCGCTATCGGCAAGGTGGTCCAAACTCTGGGCATGGGACCGCATCGACTGAACGAAGCCACCCGGCCTGAATGGTTCTTCGAGCGCGACAGCTATGGCGGCATCCTGACGGATATAGCATCGCACCAGATCGACCAGTTTCTTTTTTTCACTGGGTCAACAGATGCCGAGATCACCGCTGCAAGCGTAGCAAACTACGCCAACCCGCATCGCCCAGGACTGCAGGATTTCGGCGAAATCGTGCTGCGCAGTTCCCAGGGACACGGTTACATTCGTGTCGACTGGTATACGCCCGATGCGCTCCCGACCTGGGGTGATGGCAGACTGACGATCTTGGGAACGCAGGGCTATATTGAGCTGCGCAAATATGTCGACGTGGCTGGAGCGCCTGGCATCGATCACTTGTTCCTGGTGAACGGCACACGCTGCGAAAAGATCGACTGTTCACAAGCCGGTTTGCCCTACTTCCAACGTCTTAGCGACGACATCAGAAACCGCTCGGAGACCGCAATGCCACAAGCCCACGCCTTCAAGGTGATGGAGCTTGGACTGAAGGCACAGCGCATTGCCGAAGATCGAGGCCAATCATGA
- a CDS encoding LacI family DNA-binding transcriptional regulator, producing MAKLKDIAEIVGTSIATVSRVLNRDATISVSPKTRARIVAVAEELDYKPLKERRSTHTSGRTSFRPKVSEIYLELGERWKHVSEGSYYSRLKNGVESRCLELDVHVVTVKRLYPELFQSDGKTRGAIVVGQGSGIHRQARDFWQNLIVFADFLPEEPDFDSVGHDLYSATEQLMTGLTSRGYRRIGFIGGCSLGEHPEIYEARFEAYKDWLSRKGVFDTSLVSLAGNTTDNGLECTRELLAATPRPDAIVACTDDMAVGAYKAVRDAGLKVAQDVAVVGFNDNPASELLDPALASVRLAPEEIGASAVNLLLERLAGRFTAKKVVLQSPIIWRNSVK from the coding sequence GTGGCCAAACTAAAAGACATTGCTGAAATTGTCGGCACTTCAATTGCAACTGTGTCCAGAGTTCTGAACAGGGATGCCACGATCTCCGTTTCACCGAAGACCCGCGCACGTATTGTCGCCGTTGCGGAAGAACTCGACTACAAGCCGTTGAAGGAACGCCGGAGCACACACACCTCTGGACGAACGTCTTTCCGCCCGAAAGTTTCAGAAATATACCTCGAACTTGGTGAGCGCTGGAAGCACGTCTCCGAAGGGTCTTATTATTCAAGACTGAAAAACGGCGTCGAGAGCCGGTGTCTTGAACTCGATGTCCACGTGGTAACGGTAAAGCGCCTTTATCCCGAGCTTTTCCAGTCGGATGGCAAAACCCGCGGCGCCATTGTTGTCGGGCAAGGGTCTGGCATTCACAGACAGGCTCGGGATTTTTGGCAAAATCTGATCGTATTTGCCGATTTCCTGCCCGAAGAACCCGATTTTGACAGCGTTGGGCACGATCTTTATTCCGCGACTGAGCAGCTCATGACCGGTTTGACATCCAGGGGCTATCGCAGAATTGGTTTCATCGGTGGGTGCTCGCTCGGCGAACATCCTGAGATCTACGAAGCACGATTTGAAGCTTACAAAGACTGGCTCAGCAGAAAAGGTGTTTTCGACACCTCTCTCGTCTCACTGGCGGGAAACACGACGGACAATGGTCTTGAATGTACACGTGAGTTACTTGCTGCAACACCGAGACCGGATGCCATTGTGGCCTGCACTGACGACATGGCGGTTGGAGCCTACAAGGCTGTTCGGGACGCCGGTCTCAAAGTGGCGCAGGATGTAGCGGTTGTCGGGTTCAATGACAATCCGGCATCGGAACTTTTGGACCCGGCATTGGCAAGTGTAAGGCTCGCTCCGGAGGAGATTGGCGCTTCAGCTGTCAATCTGTTGCTGGAACGGCTCGCCGGACGCTTCACTGCCAAGAAAGTTGTCCTGCAGTCTCCGATAATCTGGCGGAACAGCGTGAAGTAA
- a CDS encoding Gfo/Idh/MocA family protein: protein MSMQVALIGLGMVAQTHARAIAATNGKVSLRGVLSRSKESAEAFLTEASDIFPKAPKAYAGLQELVSDQDLDFVIVCTPPNARADIVSALTDRGLPILMEKPIERTYQAAEEIVRRCETAAVPLGIVFQHRMRASAKQLKRVLKQGTLGQIAMVEISVPWWRAQSYYDEPGRGTYQRDGGGVLISQAIHTLDLALSLTGPIIEVQSMAAKTSLHDLEAEDFVSAGLRFDNGAVGSLVASTASFPGGAESITLHCQHGSAVLKSGQLELLMHDGSIDTFGEESATGGGADPMAFTHEWHQAVIEDMADAIVDKRAPICSGREALRVHRLIQALIQSATQKSAVAIPQLES from the coding sequence ATGAGTATGCAAGTAGCCTTGATCGGACTTGGTATGGTGGCGCAGACCCATGCACGCGCCATTGCCGCCACAAACGGCAAGGTTTCATTGCGAGGCGTTCTTTCGCGCAGCAAGGAAAGCGCCGAAGCGTTCTTAACCGAGGCGTCCGATATCTTCCCGAAAGCGCCAAAGGCCTATGCAGGCCTTCAGGAACTGGTGTCCGATCAGGACTTGGATTTCGTGATTGTCTGCACACCGCCAAATGCCCGGGCGGACATTGTCTCAGCACTTACAGACCGCGGCCTTCCAATCCTCATGGAAAAGCCGATTGAGCGGACCTATCAGGCAGCAGAAGAAATCGTCAGGCGCTGCGAAACCGCTGCAGTTCCGCTCGGCATTGTCTTTCAGCATCGCATGCGCGCTTCCGCCAAACAGCTGAAAAGGGTCCTGAAACAAGGGACATTGGGACAGATCGCCATGGTGGAGATCTCGGTTCCCTGGTGGCGGGCGCAGTCCTACTACGACGAACCCGGTCGCGGAACCTATCAACGCGACGGTGGTGGTGTTCTGATTTCACAGGCAATCCATACACTGGATCTTGCCTTGTCTCTAACTGGCCCGATCATCGAAGTTCAGTCAATGGCGGCAAAGACGTCCCTTCACGACCTGGAAGCAGAAGATTTTGTCAGTGCCGGGTTGCGATTTGACAATGGTGCGGTCGGCTCTCTCGTTGCCAGTACGGCAAGTTTTCCCGGCGGCGCGGAATCGATCACCCTTCATTGCCAGCATGGATCTGCAGTCCTGAAGTCCGGTCAACTGGAGCTCCTGATGCATGATGGCAGCATCGACACATTCGGCGAGGAAAGCGCGACGGGTGGCGGAGCCGACCCGATGGCATTCACGCACGAATGGCACCAGGCGGTGATCGAGGATATGGCCGACGCAATTGTCGACAAACGCGCACCGATATGCAGCGGTCGCGAGGCATTGCGCGTGCACCGTTTGATCCAGGCCCTGATCCAATCGGCTACGCAAAAGTCAGCCGTAGCAATCCCCCAATTGGAGTCCTGA
- a CDS encoding substrate-binding domain-containing protein, whose amino-acid sequence MKLAMVAGLGLGGGSALAADMPAPFDKPEDVKIALVRYLSTGDFFQSYLSGVEKQAEALGVDLRVFDSRQDAALQADMVDQAIALGVDGIVIQHGLTESMKPAAQRAVDAGIKVVAFDVNVENESIPQVEQSDYLLGKMALDQAIKDNGNSFTAGYVYVPGIAPLDRRDIAWKEVKKDNPGIKEAAMFGTLDNPIANSVANQARSVLQANPTINVVFAPYDEFAKGVKIAVDEAGLNQDIKIYSADVSTADISAMREPDSAWAATVATNPAVVGEVSVRTLALMLAGEDPGKQVIVPPTLITQSFLNEQDVRNMEDLGEKMPQFQHADVSVAEWIPLPAR is encoded by the coding sequence ATGAAACTGGCCATGGTGGCCGGCCTGGGTCTTGGCGGCGGCAGTGCGCTTGCAGCCGACATGCCCGCACCCTTCGACAAGCCTGAGGACGTGAAAATCGCACTTGTGCGCTATCTTTCGACAGGCGACTTCTTCCAGTCCTATCTTTCGGGCGTGGAAAAGCAGGCTGAAGCGCTTGGTGTCGACTTGCGTGTCTTTGACAGCCGCCAGGATGCGGCTCTGCAGGCGGATATGGTCGACCAGGCAATCGCCCTTGGCGTTGACGGGATCGTCATTCAACATGGATTGACGGAGTCCATGAAACCGGCTGCCCAACGGGCCGTCGATGCCGGCATCAAGGTTGTCGCGTTTGATGTGAACGTCGAAAACGAATCCATCCCCCAGGTCGAGCAGTCCGACTACCTTCTTGGCAAAATGGCACTCGATCAGGCGATCAAGGACAACGGCAACAGCTTCACCGCTGGTTATGTCTACGTGCCAGGCATTGCCCCCCTTGACCGACGGGATATCGCCTGGAAGGAAGTCAAGAAAGACAACCCAGGCATCAAGGAAGCTGCCATGTTCGGCACGCTCGACAATCCGATTGCCAACTCGGTTGCCAATCAGGCGCGCTCTGTGCTGCAGGCCAATCCGACCATCAACGTCGTATTCGCACCTTATGACGAGTTTGCGAAGGGTGTGAAAATCGCCGTTGATGAGGCCGGTCTCAACCAGGACATCAAGATCTATTCCGCGGATGTCTCCACCGCCGACATCTCCGCCATGCGTGAGCCGGACTCAGCTTGGGCGGCAACGGTTGCCACCAACCCTGCCGTCGTTGGCGAGGTCAGCGTGCGTACTCTTGCACTCATGCTGGCCGGTGAAGATCCGGGCAAGCAGGTCATTGTTCCGCCGACCCTGATCACACAGTCCTTCCTGAACGAGCAAGACGTGCGCAACATGGAAGACCTTGGCGAAAAGATGCCCCAGTTCCAGCACGCCGATGTTTCCGTCGCCGAATGGATCCCCTTGCCGGCCCGCTAA
- a CDS encoding glycoside hydrolase family 2 protein, with the protein MPMKLNFCEDWTFTAGFEPEMAGQHLDGDTVRLPHTAIELPFDYFDERSYQKPFTYQKKLQWSDAFKNKEINLVFDGVMANASVYLNGTHIAGHKDGYTPFEVRLTEAFREGECLITVCVDGTENPEIPPFGGRIDYLTYAGIYREAWLQIADSISIKNVKIETRNTLSDAPGVEARIWLSNPPQTAIRGQLQGELVSPDGKIIATCTTDVITDQVSVLTFENLENISLWDLDKPDLYALRLALRADGSKDSFETFFGFRTAEFTPEGFLLNGRKVKLIGLNRHQSFPYSGYAQGRASQERDAELLKEELGCNIVRTSHYPQSPWFLDHCDRIGLLVLEEIPGWQHIGGEAWKDESVRNVQRMIERDWNHPSIVLWGVRINESPDDDAFYQRTNTLARELDGTRQTGGIRKDTESSLLEDVYTFNDFVLGSFEDSRVNRPRTPLRDQKETTGLSNPVPYLVTEYNGHMYPTKIFDQEQRQIEHVTRHLEILNAAYGDDAVSGCIGWCMFDYNTHQDFGSGDRVCYHGVMTMFREMKLAGHAYASQMSPDRKVILEPVSIWARGERNIGGTLPLMVLSNCDEIRMTYSNGNSFEIFRDRKNFPHLPHPPFCLPLSTEAEDALGVWGHDWPDVEFIGYLNGEVAVRRKFVANPLATELRLEADLVTLNPDHYETRVLAKALDQVGNPLAFINDSISIELDGPIELIGPTTVAMRGGGTGFWVRAQSGQKGRANISVKTSRFPERRITLQVE; encoded by the coding sequence ATGCCCATGAAATTGAATTTCTGTGAAGACTGGACCTTCACCGCTGGTTTTGAGCCGGAAATGGCAGGTCAACACCTCGACGGCGACACGGTGAGATTACCGCATACCGCCATTGAATTGCCGTTCGACTATTTTGACGAACGCTCCTATCAGAAACCCTTCACCTATCAAAAGAAGCTGCAATGGTCTGACGCCTTTAAGAACAAGGAGATCAATCTCGTCTTTGACGGTGTCATGGCGAATGCATCAGTTTATTTGAACGGTACGCACATTGCAGGACATAAGGACGGTTACACGCCGTTTGAAGTCCGGTTGACAGAAGCTTTTCGCGAAGGCGAATGCCTGATCACCGTATGCGTCGACGGAACGGAAAATCCCGAAATTCCACCTTTCGGTGGCCGTATCGACTATCTGACCTATGCAGGCATCTATCGCGAAGCGTGGTTGCAAATCGCTGACAGTATCTCGATCAAGAATGTGAAGATCGAGACGCGAAACACCTTGAGCGATGCCCCCGGCGTTGAGGCCAGGATCTGGTTGAGCAATCCTCCTCAAACGGCGATCAGAGGTCAGCTGCAGGGCGAACTGGTTTCACCTGACGGCAAGATCATTGCGACGTGCACAACTGACGTTATCACCGATCAGGTGTCCGTTTTGACATTCGAGAACCTGGAAAACATCTCGCTATGGGACCTGGATAAACCAGACCTCTACGCGCTCCGCCTTGCTTTGCGCGCAGATGGTTCAAAAGACAGTTTCGAGACATTCTTTGGATTCCGGACGGCAGAATTCACACCGGAAGGCTTCCTTCTCAACGGCAGGAAAGTGAAGCTGATCGGGCTGAACAGGCACCAATCCTTCCCCTATTCCGGTTATGCACAGGGCAGAGCTTCGCAGGAACGCGATGCCGAACTGCTCAAGGAAGAGTTGGGCTGCAATATCGTCAGAACCTCTCACTACCCTCAATCGCCATGGTTTCTGGACCATTGCGACAGGATCGGGCTTCTGGTTCTGGAGGAAATACCCGGCTGGCAGCATATTGGCGGAGAGGCCTGGAAAGACGAATCCGTTCGAAATGTGCAGCGCATGATCGAGCGGGACTGGAACCATCCGTCCATCGTGCTTTGGGGTGTCCGCATCAATGAATCTCCGGACGACGACGCCTTTTATCAGCGCACGAATACCCTTGCCCGGGAACTGGATGGCACGCGCCAGACGGGTGGCATTCGAAAAGACACAGAAAGTTCGCTTCTTGAAGATGTTTATACCTTCAACGATTTCGTTCTGGGGTCGTTTGAAGACTCTCGCGTCAATCGTCCACGGACGCCGCTGAGAGACCAGAAGGAAACCACGGGTCTCAGCAATCCGGTGCCCTATCTCGTGACCGAATATAACGGTCATATGTACCCCACCAAGATCTTCGATCAGGAACAACGGCAGATAGAGCATGTCACCCGACACCTTGAAATTCTGAACGCTGCCTATGGTGACGACGCTGTCTCAGGCTGCATTGGCTGGTGCATGTTCGACTACAACACCCATCAGGATTTCGGATCCGGTGACAGGGTTTGTTATCACGGTGTCATGACAATGTTTCGGGAAATGAAGCTTGCGGGTCACGCCTATGCAAGCCAGATGAGCCCGGATCGCAAGGTGATTTTAGAACCTGTCAGCATATGGGCACGCGGTGAACGCAACATCGGCGGCACGCTTCCTCTGATGGTGTTGTCGAATTGCGACGAGATCAGAATGACCTATTCCAATGGCAACAGCTTCGAGATCTTCCGCGACAGAAAGAACTTTCCTCATTTGCCGCATCCACCGTTCTGCCTCCCGCTGAGTACGGAGGCCGAAGACGCCCTCGGGGTCTGGGGGCATGACTGGCCGGATGTAGAATTTATCGGTTACCTGAATGGTGAGGTGGCCGTCAGGCGGAAGTTTGTCGCCAACCCCTTGGCAACAGAGCTGCGCCTGGAAGCGGATCTGGTGACGCTCAATCCGGACCATTACGAAACGCGCGTCCTGGCTAAGGCGCTGGACCAGGTCGGCAATCCGCTCGCCTTTATCAATGACAGCATTTCCATTGAACTCGATGGACCGATTGAACTCATCGGGCCAACGACAGTCGCCATGAGAGGTGGCGGCACCGGCTTCTGGGTGCGCGCTCAGTCAGGACAAAAGGGACGTGCGAATATCAGTGTGAAAACATCCCGGTTTCCCGAAAGAAGGATTACTCTTCAGGTTGAATAG
- a CDS encoding Gfo/Idh/MocA family protein has product MIRVAIIGAGIGRAHLEGYRALPDRFSVKTMCDLDVERAADVVAGTSVQVETDLSKVMSDPAIDLVDVCLPPHLHYPVVMQALEAGKHVVCEKPLVTSLKEADELVAAARKADRRLTPVFQYRFGPGMAKLKALIDAGLAGKPYAASLETHWDRDEAYYAVPWRGTWEGENGGAVLGHAIHNHDLLTTVMGAPARVNAAVATRVNDIEVEDCAAISFQMANGSVATSSITLGASTNTSRIRFCFEGLTAESGSEPYAPAEGEWTFVARAPVKQAEIDDVLSGVQDGLSGFAGFFEALADALENGGTLAVSAEDGRQSIELVSAIYQAARENRSISLPLTADNELYSGWKPK; this is encoded by the coding sequence ATGATCCGGGTCGCAATCATTGGCGCCGGGATCGGCCGGGCCCATCTGGAAGGCTATCGCGCTTTGCCCGACAGGTTTTCCGTCAAAACCATGTGCGATCTGGATGTTGAACGTGCGGCGGATGTCGTCGCGGGCACCAGCGTTCAGGTAGAGACGGATCTTTCCAAGGTGATGTCCGATCCTGCCATCGATCTGGTGGATGTCTGTCTGCCGCCACACCTTCACTACCCCGTCGTGATGCAGGCCCTTGAAGCCGGCAAGCATGTGGTTTGCGAAAAACCGCTGGTGACCTCGCTCAAGGAAGCTGACGAGTTGGTGGCCGCCGCAAGAAAGGCAGACCGGCGCCTGACCCCGGTCTTCCAGTATCGCTTTGGGCCGGGCATGGCCAAACTGAAGGCCTTGATCGATGCCGGGCTTGCGGGCAAGCCCTATGCCGCAAGTCTTGAAACGCACTGGGACAGGGATGAAGCCTATTACGCGGTGCCCTGGCGCGGAACCTGGGAAGGCGAAAACGGCGGCGCTGTTCTTGGCCATGCCATTCACAATCATGACTTGCTCACTACGGTCATGGGTGCTCCGGCGCGTGTGAACGCTGCAGTCGCCACGCGCGTGAACGACATTGAAGTGGAAGATTGCGCTGCAATTTCATTTCAAATGGCCAATGGCAGTGTGGCAACCAGTTCGATCACCCTCGGTGCTTCGACAAACACCAGCCGTATTCGGTTCTGCTTTGAAGGTTTGACGGCCGAAAGTGGCAGCGAACCATATGCGCCGGCTGAAGGTGAATGGACATTCGTTGCCCGTGCGCCCGTCAAGCAGGCGGAAATCGATGACGTCCTGTCCGGGGTGCAGGATGGACTTTCAGGGTTTGCCGGCTTCTTTGAGGCCCTGGCGGACGCACTGGAAAATGGCGGCACACTTGCCGTAAGCGCGGAAGACGGGCGACAATCCATTGAGCTCGTCAGCGCGATTTACCAGGCAGCACGTGAGAACAGGTCGATAAGCCTGCCACTGACTGCCGACAACGAGCTTTATTCAGGCTGGAAGCCAAAATAG
- a CDS encoding ABC transporter permease, with protein MNKNALDFAIKYGFLILLGGLALFFSIYASGFASPRSAVFILQSVAITGILALGVTCTLVVGGFDLSIGSVATSALMLSAYTMVVLEQSAFVAVALCLIMGAIVGLVNGLLIVKMRVPDLLATLGMMFLLIGLQRIPTQGNSIATGMSLENGAVAEGTFSAAFLWLGRHRFDLFLDRLVPVPVVVFLLIALLIWLFLGYTRHGRLMYAIGSNERAAGLVGTNVHRYKIVAYMISGMLASVGGILLAARLGRGDIASGNNLLLDSVAAALIGFAVLGAARPNAFGTAAGALFVGILLQGLTMMNAPYYMQDFVKGAVLVAALVFTFYLSSRRGGRRTA; from the coding sequence ATGAACAAGAACGCACTCGATTTCGCTATTAAATACGGCTTCCTGATCCTTCTGGGCGGGCTCGCGCTTTTCTTCTCGATTTATGCGAGCGGGTTTGCCAGCCCGCGCTCGGCTGTCTTCATTTTGCAGTCGGTGGCGATTACCGGCATCCTGGCCCTCGGTGTCACGTGCACCCTCGTGGTCGGCGGTTTTGACCTCTCTATCGGGTCGGTTGCGACCTCGGCTTTGATGCTGTCGGCCTATACGATGGTCGTCCTCGAACAATCGGCCTTCGTCGCAGTTGCACTCTGCCTCATTATGGGAGCGATCGTCGGACTGGTGAACGGCCTTTTGATCGTCAAGATGCGTGTGCCCGATCTTCTGGCCACCCTTGGCATGATGTTCCTTCTGATCGGTCTTCAGCGTATTCCGACACAGGGCAATTCGATTGCAACCGGCATGAGCCTTGAGAACGGGGCGGTGGCCGAAGGCACTTTCTCCGCCGCTTTTCTCTGGCTCGGTCGTCATCGGTTCGACCTTTTCCTGGACAGGCTCGTGCCCGTGCCGGTCGTCGTCTTCCTGCTGATCGCCCTCTTGATCTGGCTGTTTCTCGGCTACACCCGGCATGGACGCCTGATGTATGCGATCGGCTCAAACGAAAGAGCGGCCGGACTGGTTGGCACAAATGTCCACCGCTACAAGATTGTCGCTTACATGATATCCGGCATGCTTGCCTCGGTTGGCGGAATTCTGCTTGCGGCGCGTTTGGGCCGCGGCGACATCGCATCGGGTAACAATTTGCTGCTCGACAGTGTGGCTGCTGCCCTGATCGGCTTTGCGGTACTGGGTGCAGCCCGTCCGAACGCATTCGGCACCGCAGCAGGTGCTCTTTTTGTCGGCATTCTACTTCAAGGTCTGACCATGATGAATGCCCCTTACTACATGCAGGATTTCGTCAAGGGAGCCGTGCTGGTCGCTGCCCTGGTCTTTACTTTCTACCTGTCATCGCGACGCGGAGGCAGGAGAACTGCGTGA
- a CDS encoding GntR family transcriptional regulator codes for MTTTANSPARTDLEFKRIDASKPAGDQIFGSIKHAILNMDLQPGCIVSEAEIAAKFGASRTPVREAFMRLREAGLVVTYPSRGNFVSRLNKEKILEARYLREALEMANIRRLASGGLPSASHDRLLENLQAQEDAAAIGDAVVFGNLDDVFHLELAEATGFPRAAQVLEKEKMVLDRLRVLSLRDKNHLGFLKDEHARIFEAICAQDLSEAVRFGELHFSSILKVLSDLEIRHSDYFDD; via the coding sequence ATGACGACAACTGCCAATAGTCCGGCACGCACGGACCTGGAATTCAAGCGCATTGACGCTTCCAAACCTGCGGGCGATCAGATCTTCGGGTCGATAAAACACGCCATCCTGAATATGGATCTACAGCCCGGATGCATTGTCTCTGAGGCTGAAATTGCTGCGAAATTCGGGGCCAGCAGAACGCCGGTTCGAGAAGCCTTCATGCGCCTTCGCGAGGCGGGACTGGTGGTCACCTATCCCAGCCGCGGCAATTTTGTTTCCCGGCTGAACAAGGAGAAAATCCTTGAAGCCCGCTATTTGCGGGAAGCCCTTGAGATGGCGAATATTCGCCGCCTGGCCTCCGGCGGCTTGCCCAGTGCCTCACACGATCGCTTGCTTGAAAACCTGCAAGCGCAGGAAGACGCTGCTGCGATTGGCGACGCAGTCGTTTTCGGAAACCTGGACGATGTGTTTCACCTTGAACTTGCCGAAGCAACGGGATTTCCGCGTGCTGCACAGGTTCTGGAAAAGGAAAAGATGGTTCTCGACCGACTGCGCGTTTTATCTCTCCGAGACAAGAACCATCTGGGATTTCTGAAAGACGAGCATGCGCGGATTTTTGAAGCAATCTGCGCTCAGGACCTCTCAGAAGCGGTGCGTTTTGGTGAATTGCATTTCTCTTCCATCTTAAAGGTCTTGTCCGATCTTGAGATACGGCACTCGGACTATTTCGATGATTGA
- a CDS encoding ABC transporter substrate-binding protein yields the protein MNRKLELASGAVLASLMLGVGAASAEEIRLMCSSDGNECEAAMEIIQRFEADNPGVKVVMDKVPYKAILENLPVQLAAGTGPDIAKVTDLGGLNEYYLDLAPYVDRDYWETSFGDTLNWYRSGPDDDGIYGMHSQLTITGPYINKTLFEQAGVEIPAADADWDTWAEAARQVAEATQTPFPMAMDRSGHRIAGPAISYGAKLFDENGDPILVDDAFTEYVNKFVGWHNDGTMARDVWGASGGTSYQDAAQEFINGELVYYFSGSWQVQRMDSSIGDAFDWEVVGSPCGAAGCSGMPGGAGFVGFKDTKHPETVAKLIDYLAQEDNYTELTAKSLNIPAHSGVAAKGVTYIDASQKANDALNAWGAQVAKILPVAFKYQGYKNNRAMFNITLSRVSQAIVGELSVEDAMDRAKEDLATALAEAGK from the coding sequence ATGAACAGGAAACTCGAACTTGCCAGCGGTGCCGTACTCGCATCGCTCATGCTGGGCGTCGGAGCGGCATCTGCTGAAGAAATTCGGCTCATGTGTTCCTCAGACGGCAACGAATGCGAAGCCGCGATGGAAATCATTCAACGCTTTGAAGCTGACAATCCCGGCGTCAAGGTTGTCATGGACAAGGTGCCGTACAAGGCAATTCTGGAAAATCTGCCGGTTCAGCTTGCAGCCGGAACCGGTCCGGATATCGCCAAGGTGACGGATCTCGGCGGGCTCAACGAGTACTATCTCGATCTCGCGCCTTACGTGGATCGCGACTATTGGGAAACGTCGTTTGGCGACACGTTGAACTGGTACCGTTCGGGACCGGACGACGATGGCATCTATGGCATGCATTCGCAGCTTACGATCACAGGTCCTTATATCAACAAGACCCTGTTCGAACAGGCCGGTGTCGAAATTCCGGCAGCTGATGCCGACTGGGACACCTGGGCCGAGGCTGCCCGCCAGGTCGCCGAAGCAACGCAAACCCCATTCCCGATGGCTATGGACCGGTCCGGTCACCGCATCGCGGGTCCTGCGATTTCCTATGGTGCCAAACTGTTTGACGAAAACGGCGATCCGATCCTCGTCGATGACGCTTTCACGGAATACGTCAACAAATTTGTCGGATGGCACAATGACGGTACCATGGCCCGTGACGTGTGGGGCGCCAGCGGTGGCACCAGCTACCAGGATGCAGCGCAGGAGTTCATCAACGGCGAACTCGTCTACTACTTCTCGGGCAGCTGGCAAGTGCAGCGGATGGATTCGTCCATCGGCGACGCCTTTGACTGGGAAGTCGTGGGATCACCTTGCGGTGCTGCTGGCTGTTCCGGCATGCCGGGCGGCGCGGGCTTTGTCGGCTTCAAGGACACGAAACATCCTGAAACCGTTGCCAAGCTGATCGACTATCTCGCTCAGGAAGACAACTACACCGAACTCACCGCAAAGTCGCTCAACATTCCGGCGCATTCGGGTGTGGCGGCCAAGGGCGTGACTTATATCGACGCCTCACAAAAGGCCAACGACGCGCTGAACGCATGGGGAGCGCAGGTCGCCAAGATCCTGCCTGTCGCCTTCAAGTATCAGGGCTACAAGAACAACCGGGCCATGTTCAACATCACCCTGTCCAGGGTTTCACAGGCAATTGTCGGTGAGCTCAGCGTTGAAGACGCCATGGACCGGGCGAAGGAAGACCTCGCAACCGCCTTGGCGGAAGCTGGCAAATAA